In Massilia antarctica, the following are encoded in one genomic region:
- a CDS encoding polysaccharide deacetylase family protein, producing MNRDATPVCRELGAQCNLCGAAMPDPADAGADLAQPACPACASTAPQRVMRRVFQALPAGLLAWRRQALETGRHGVDPAWFGAPAADDAMADFMAVELDAQGEAIAHALGRLTAHGVLYVSGAAQGASGSAQDLLESMTTLLATQGLPCSVIAIDAADPGGGARLPVWLLLREAAQAERWHHHLAAWPGAAPMAAGPVPDHFAPLREELAYWQATRSECAFWWRDDDLVDDSAALRRLAALSQRHQAPVLMAVIPAQADAALAQVTADAMPTLVYCQHGWDHVNHEAPGQPSSEFGPGRDPQAAEADLMQGAERLRALFGERFLAVMVPPWNMLTPALAARLPALGLHGLSQYLFQPRGTAVDGLVRVDTHLDIVDWSAGAGVRDPEALVERLVSILQLRRAGQLGEPLGILTHHRVMAEGTWRFLEQLLALTAEFPCVRWLHPRAVFAAAASEGAPCAA from the coding sequence ATGAACCGCGACGCCACGCCCGTGTGCCGCGAGCTCGGCGCGCAGTGCAATCTGTGCGGCGCCGCCATGCCCGACCCGGCCGACGCCGGCGCGGACCTGGCGCAGCCGGCCTGCCCCGCCTGCGCCAGCACCGCGCCCCAGCGCGTGATGCGGCGGGTGTTCCAGGCGCTGCCGGCCGGCTTGCTGGCGTGGCGCAGGCAGGCGCTGGAAACGGGCCGGCACGGGGTCGATCCAGCCTGGTTCGGCGCGCCGGCGGCGGACGACGCCATGGCCGACTTCATGGCCGTCGAGCTCGACGCGCAGGGCGAGGCCATCGCCCACGCGCTGGGGCGCCTGACGGCGCACGGCGTGCTGTATGTGAGCGGCGCCGCCCAGGGCGCCAGCGGCAGCGCCCAGGACTTGCTGGAATCGATGACGACCTTGCTGGCCACCCAGGGCTTGCCCTGCTCGGTGATCGCCATCGACGCCGCCGACCCCGGCGGCGGCGCGCGCCTGCCCGTCTGGCTGCTGCTGCGCGAGGCGGCGCAGGCCGAACGCTGGCACCATCACCTGGCGGCCTGGCCCGGGGCCGCGCCGATGGCGGCCGGGCCGGTGCCGGACCACTTCGCGCCGCTGCGGGAAGAACTCGCATACTGGCAGGCCACGCGCTCCGAATGTGCCTTCTGGTGGCGCGACGACGACCTGGTCGACGACAGCGCCGCGCTGCGCCGCCTGGCCGCGCTGTCGCAGCGCCACCAGGCGCCGGTGCTGATGGCGGTGATCCCGGCCCAGGCCGATGCCGCGCTGGCGCAGGTGACGGCCGATGCCATGCCGACCCTGGTCTATTGCCAGCACGGCTGGGACCATGTAAACCATGAAGCGCCCGGCCAGCCCAGCAGCGAATTCGGCCCCGGGCGCGATCCGCAAGCGGCCGAGGCCGACCTGATGCAGGGAGCGGAGCGCCTGCGCGCCCTGTTCGGCGAGCGCTTCCTGGCGGTCATGGTGCCACCCTGGAACATGCTGACGCCGGCGCTGGCGGCGCGCCTGCCGGCGCTCGGCCTGCATGGCTTGTCGCAGTATCTGTTCCAGCCGCGCGGCACTGCGGTCGACGGCCTGGTGCGGGTCGACACCCATCTCGACATCGTCGACTGGAGCGCCGGCGCCGGCGTGCGCGACCCCGAGGCGCTGGTCGAGCGCCTGGTATCGATCCTGCAATTGCGCCGCGCCGGCCAGTTGGGCGAGCCGCTCGGCATCCTCACCCACCACCGCGTGATGGCCGAGGGCACCTGGCGTTTCCTGGAACAGTTGCTCGCGCTGACGGCTGAATTTCCCTGCGTGCGCTGGCTGCATCCGCGCGCCGTGTTCGCCGCCGCAGCCAGCGAAGGAGCGCCATGCGCTGCCTGA
- a CDS encoding methyltransferase domain-containing protein → MSAVLSQIPPPQLRFMGESDASFMPVAEQLSATVLEQVGRRDVDLLDIGCGYGRLAYGLRQAGFGGSYRGFDILREHVEWLKEHFAAPDDGARFGFDFINVHNARYNPGGLPLADVALPYADNSFDCVTAFSVFTHMEEDDVRTYLRRIHPLVRENGIWIATFFSLPDGFSLATQSPQMRYRLTEQVSEHAFIHNPAEPLHVIAYKEAFLRTLFAQEGWELVAHKGGSWLGDPAKGEFQDRFALRKRAAPVALATPQPEPTAAPPSCNICGNQAFVPGPSGRLASSGAAPCCARCGALERHRVVRQIFLGMPIGYLDWRRGLQFSPDPAQHPAWYRSYEVSVYGGSGSLDIQAIARPDDSYDFITLSHVLECIPDDLAAFNELQRVLAPRGLLHIGFGGAQGRALSEDFEADIDQYGNRHRYGRDVYQRFGCAAKGMGMLAVQGTDPATGVHDVAWLFVNHAPDVALLRGFLLAWDPELVILEQALP, encoded by the coding sequence ATGAGCGCAGTCCTTTCCCAGATCCCCCCACCGCAGTTGCGCTTCATGGGCGAGAGCGACGCCAGCTTCATGCCGGTGGCCGAGCAATTGAGCGCCACCGTGCTGGAACAGGTGGGCCGGCGCGATGTCGACCTGCTCGACATCGGCTGCGGCTACGGGCGCCTGGCCTACGGGCTGCGCCAGGCCGGCTTTGGCGGCAGCTACCGCGGCTTCGACATCCTGCGCGAGCATGTCGAGTGGCTCAAGGAACACTTCGCCGCGCCCGACGATGGCGCGCGCTTCGGCTTCGACTTTATCAACGTCCACAATGCCCGCTACAATCCGGGCGGCCTGCCCCTGGCCGACGTCGCCCTGCCCTACGCCGACAACAGCTTCGATTGCGTGACCGCGTTTTCCGTGTTCACCCACATGGAAGAAGATGACGTGCGCACCTACCTGCGCCGCATTCATCCGCTGGTGCGCGAGAACGGCATCTGGATCGCCACCTTTTTCTCGCTGCCCGACGGTTTTTCGCTGGCCACGCAAAGCCCGCAGATGCGCTACCGTCTCACCGAGCAGGTATCCGAGCACGCCTTCATCCACAATCCGGCCGAACCGCTACACGTGATCGCCTACAAAGAAGCGTTCCTGCGCACCCTGTTCGCGCAGGAAGGCTGGGAGCTGGTGGCGCACAAGGGCGGCAGCTGGCTGGGCGACCCGGCCAAGGGCGAGTTCCAGGACCGCTTCGCGCTGCGCAAGCGCGCCGCGCCGGTGGCGCTGGCGACGCCCCAGCCGGAACCCACGGCGGCGCCGCCCAGCTGCAATATCTGCGGCAACCAGGCCTTCGTTCCCGGCCCGTCCGGGCGCCTGGCCAGCAGCGGCGCCGCCCCTTGCTGCGCGCGCTGCGGGGCGCTGGAACGGCATCGCGTGGTGCGCCAGATTTTCCTGGGCATGCCGATCGGCTATCTCGACTGGCGCCGCGGCCTGCAGTTCAGCCCCGACCCGGCCCAACATCCGGCCTGGTACCGCAGCTACGAAGTGTCGGTGTATGGCGGCTCCGGCAGCCTCGACATCCAGGCCATCGCGCGGCCCGACGACAGCTATGACTTCATCACGCTCAGTCATGTGCTCGAATGCATTCCGGACGACCTGGCCGCGTTCAACGAACTGCAGCGCGTGCTGGCGCCGCGCGGCCTGCTGCATATCGGCTTCGGCGGTGCCCAGGGACGCGCGCTGAGCGAGGACTTTGAGGCCGACATCGACCAGTACGGTAACCGGCACCGCTACGGGCGCGATGTGTACCAGCGCTTCGGCTGCGCCGCCAAGGGCATGGGCATGCTGGCGGTGCAAGGGACCGATCCCGCCACCGGCGTGCACGACGTGGCCTGGCTGTTCGTCAACCACGCGCCCGACGTGGCCCTGTTGCGCGGCTTCCTGCTGGCCTGGGACCCGGAGCTGGTCATCCTGGAGCAGGCCCTGCCATGA
- a CDS encoding glycosyltransferase family protein, with product MDLHNNAPAGHADAADDAADDAPDEARDETQDKAAERLIRGRIERIDASGVSGWCLDLNCPQEQLALEFRAGGKPVGFTTCGVWRDDLGAEGIDPGRVGFHWPLPRHLPQLALDTLEAWVFETPVRLERAAAHGAHLARAARQAGAIVIERVESCGIAGVLHGADPARAVTVELHADGVLAATHTASAPTHAFVLALPDALFDGQPHRLVVRAPELDAELALTPAQSVFQAYQGGSWHTRNGILYGWIDPQRLPGGAAELRVDDGARSLGKMPVDAAALVNGAFSFKFEMPFSVYDGAHHEIAINLQGTRYRLCAQGGALSLAWCNSVIGRVDLRDTNGICGWALDTADSGAVLTVGLYQGEQLLAQTTTQMARSDVNKLFKSEGRHGFELLFPAALYDRQARQITVRVNGMPLNLRLEHDVPLLLSEEQLALIAPADRYQGFVEQLTTGAIMGWAWDRKNPALPVHVAIHVDDELLDVVQANRFNARLRSDNRHGHHVFLVKFPTRLMNGSKRRIRAVIVEGNLEIKQNDDTLLFPLVDHGGRQIRPLPDGHYAHSVPPRLWQGGRARAPAVATESATPLISIIVLNWNGATILRDYLDSMLRIDWLHSYELLLVDHGSTDASLQVAAEYAARLPLRVLARGVNFSFSASNNYAAAQARGPYLVFANNDLVMLHDCLAPMRAHLDDERVGAVGLKLLEPLVNGADSWRFITHHQGVQFKTDQLPGKGGRYYAPMEVGEQAHADLAGCYDLPAATGALLMCRSEDFRAVGGFHEGYVYGMEDVDLCLALRLKLGKAILCDTAVVALHNRSATRDAKILAGSQQKVYSAKVHANNRRLYIERYGRDLTRTILRALVEGDSLWRPAPLRVTIAVTATDISTAAGDFFTALEFGEALQRLYGWEVMFVNNQIHQLPGTDVLVAMRHDYAIDKISEANPGLVTVAWVRNRVDQWLDSPQFQAYQLIFASSHKAIEHIKAATGIDATLLPIATNAARFRPMAAAVEHASDVTFTGSYWGAEREAIGLQDLAREPYRFAIYGHGWQERPDWKANWRGAVPYAALPQIYNSAKIVLDDSHPVTRDWNSLNSRVFDAIASGKLVLTNCSGGAAELFPDLLPSFDTDQQLQALLRHFLRHDDEREALAARLHREVLDKHTYDQRAATFRQCLRGLLDQSLRFAIKIGVPSMKEREQWGDYHFALGIKRALERRGHVARIDILPDWYGGLCASDDVVIVLRGLSQYQPQPTTINLAWLISHPDEVTVTELQQYHHVFVASDSFAAWLGERMGDQVSPLLQCTDPALFYPERDAELEVPEVIFVGNSRGQLREVVQYALAGGVDFKVYGGLWEGILPPHQVPQTYIANARLRHYYSGARVVLNDHWSDMRSQGFLSNRLFDAGACGATIVTDEMQACRALFGDALHYYSTPQNLAAEVARLRRARTGPDQAGERLRELIVNHHTFQHRVDAILQVLARLSPQMAAGALAGAVAAVHPSTGVEA from the coding sequence CGACCCGGGGCGCGTCGGCTTTCACTGGCCACTGCCGCGCCACCTGCCGCAGCTGGCGCTCGACACGCTCGAAGCCTGGGTCTTCGAAACCCCGGTCCGGCTCGAGCGCGCGGCGGCGCACGGCGCGCACCTGGCCCGCGCCGCGCGCCAAGCGGGCGCCATCGTCATCGAGCGGGTCGAGTCCTGCGGCATCGCAGGGGTGCTGCACGGCGCCGATCCGGCGCGCGCCGTGACGGTCGAACTGCATGCCGACGGCGTGCTGGCGGCCACCCACACGGCCAGCGCACCCACCCACGCCTTCGTGCTGGCGCTGCCGGACGCCCTGTTCGACGGCCAGCCGCACCGGCTTGTGGTGCGCGCGCCCGAACTCGACGCCGAACTGGCCCTGACGCCGGCGCAAAGCGTGTTCCAGGCCTACCAGGGCGGTAGCTGGCACACCCGCAACGGCATCCTGTACGGCTGGATCGATCCGCAGCGCTTGCCCGGCGGCGCGGCCGAACTGCGGGTCGACGACGGCGCCCGCAGCCTGGGCAAGATGCCGGTCGACGCCGCGGCATTGGTCAACGGCGCCTTCAGCTTCAAGTTCGAGATGCCGTTCAGCGTCTACGATGGCGCCCACCACGAGATCGCCATCAACCTGCAAGGCACGCGCTACCGCCTGTGCGCCCAGGGCGGCGCGCTCTCTCTGGCCTGGTGCAACAGCGTGATCGGCCGGGTCGACCTGCGCGACACCAACGGCATCTGCGGCTGGGCGCTCGACACCGCCGACAGCGGCGCGGTCCTGACGGTCGGCCTGTACCAGGGCGAGCAATTGCTGGCCCAGACCACGACCCAGATGGCGCGCAGCGATGTCAACAAGCTGTTCAAGAGCGAAGGACGGCATGGCTTCGAGCTACTGTTCCCGGCCGCGCTGTACGACCGCCAGGCGCGCCAGATCACGGTGCGTGTGAACGGCATGCCGCTCAATCTGCGCCTCGAACACGACGTGCCGCTGCTGCTCAGCGAGGAGCAACTGGCCCTGATCGCGCCCGCCGATCGCTACCAGGGCTTTGTCGAGCAGCTCACCACCGGCGCCATCATGGGCTGGGCCTGGGACCGCAAGAACCCGGCGCTGCCGGTGCATGTGGCGATCCACGTGGACGACGAACTGCTCGACGTGGTCCAGGCCAACCGCTTCAACGCCCGCCTGCGCAGCGACAACCGCCACGGCCATCATGTGTTCCTGGTCAAGTTCCCCACGCGCCTGATGAATGGCAGCAAGCGCCGCATCCGCGCCGTGATCGTCGAAGGCAATCTCGAGATCAAGCAGAACGACGATACCTTGCTGTTCCCCCTGGTCGACCATGGCGGACGCCAGATCCGGCCGCTGCCGGACGGTCACTATGCCCACAGCGTGCCGCCCCGGCTGTGGCAAGGAGGGCGCGCGCGCGCCCCGGCCGTCGCCACCGAATCGGCCACGCCGCTGATCTCCATCATCGTGCTGAACTGGAACGGCGCCACCATCCTGCGCGACTACCTCGACTCGATGCTGCGCATCGACTGGTTGCATTCCTACGAGCTGCTGCTGGTCGACCATGGCTCGACCGACGCCAGCCTGCAGGTGGCGGCCGAATACGCCGCGCGCCTGCCCTTGCGGGTACTGGCGCGCGGCGTGAATTTTTCGTTTTCGGCATCCAACAATTATGCGGCGGCGCAGGCGCGCGGACCTTACCTGGTGTTCGCCAACAACGACCTGGTCATGCTGCACGACTGTCTCGCGCCCATGCGCGCCCACCTCGACGACGAGCGGGTCGGCGCGGTCGGCCTGAAACTGCTCGAACCGCTGGTCAACGGCGCCGACTCTTGGCGCTTCATCACCCATCACCAGGGCGTGCAGTTCAAGACCGACCAGTTGCCCGGCAAGGGCGGGCGCTACTACGCACCGATGGAAGTGGGCGAGCAGGCGCACGCCGACCTGGCCGGCTGCTATGACCTGCCGGCGGCCACCGGCGCGCTGCTGATGTGCCGCAGCGAGGATTTCCGCGCCGTCGGCGGCTTCCACGAAGGCTATGTGTACGGCATGGAAGACGTGGACCTGTGCCTGGCGCTTCGCCTCAAGCTCGGCAAGGCGATCTTGTGCGATACCGCCGTGGTGGCGCTGCACAACCGCAGCGCCACGCGCGACGCCAAGATCCTGGCCGGCAGCCAGCAGAAAGTGTACTCGGCCAAGGTGCACGCCAACAACCGCCGGCTGTATATCGAGCGCTACGGGCGCGACCTGACCCGCACCATCCTGCGTGCGCTGGTCGAGGGCGACAGCCTGTGGCGGCCGGCGCCGCTGCGGGTGACCATTGCCGTCACCGCCACCGACATCAGCACCGCGGCCGGCGACTTTTTCACCGCGCTCGAATTTGGCGAAGCCCTGCAGCGCCTGTACGGCTGGGAGGTGATGTTCGTCAACAACCAGATCCACCAGTTGCCCGGCACCGACGTGCTGGTCGCCATGCGCCACGATTATGCCATCGACAAGATCAGCGAAGCCAATCCCGGCCTGGTGACGGTGGCCTGGGTGCGCAACCGGGTCGACCAATGGCTGGATTCGCCGCAATTCCAGGCTTACCAGCTGATCTTCGCCTCCTCGCACAAGGCGATCGAGCACATCAAGGCCGCCACCGGCATCGACGCCACCCTGCTGCCGATCGCCACCAACGCGGCGCGCTTCCGGCCCATGGCGGCCGCCGTCGAACACGCCAGCGACGTCACCTTCACCGGCAGCTATTGGGGCGCCGAGCGCGAAGCGATCGGCTTGCAAGACCTGGCGCGCGAGCCCTACCGCTTCGCCATCTACGGCCACGGCTGGCAAGAGCGGCCCGACTGGAAAGCCAACTGGCGCGGCGCCGTGCCCTACGCCGCCCTGCCGCAGATCTACAACTCGGCCAAGATCGTGCTCGACGATTCGCACCCGGTCACGCGCGACTGGAACTCGCTCAATTCGCGCGTGTTCGACGCCATCGCCAGCGGCAAGCTGGTGCTGACCAATTGCAGCGGCGGCGCGGCCGAACTGTTTCCGGACCTGCTGCCCAGTTTCGACACCGACCAGCAATTGCAAGCCTTGCTGCGCCACTTTCTGCGCCACGACGACGAGCGCGAAGCGCTGGCCGCCAGGCTGCACCGCGAAGTGCTCGACAAGCATACCTACGACCAGCGCGCCGCCACCTTCCGCCAGTGCCTGCGCGGCTTGCTCGACCAGTCGCTGCGCTTTGCCATCAAGATCGGGGTGCCGTCCATGAAGGAGCGCGAACAATGGGGCGACTACCATTTCGCGCTCGGCATCAAGCGCGCCCTGGAACGGCGCGGCCACGTGGCGCGCATCGATATCCTGCCCGACTGGTACGGCGGCCTGTGCGCGTCCGACGACGTGGTCATCGTGCTGCGCGGCCTGTCCCAGTACCAGCCGCAACCGACCACGATCAACCTGGCCTGGCTGATCAGCCATCCGGACGAGGTGACGGTGACCGAGCTGCAGCAGTATCACCACGTGTTCGTGGCTTCGGACAGCTTCGCGGCCTGGCTGGGCGAGCGCATGGGCGACCAGGTCAGCCCGCTGCTGCAATGCACCGATCCGGCCCTGTTCTACCCGGAGCGCGATGCTGAACTGGAGGTGCCGGAAGTGATTTTCGTCGGCAATTCGCGCGGGCAGTTGCGTGAAGTGGTGCAGTACGCGCTGGCCGGCGGGGTCGACTTCAAGGTCTATGGCGGCCTGTGGGAAGGCATCCTGCCGCCGCACCAGGTGCCCCAGACCTATATCGCCAACGCGCGCCTGCGGCATTACTATTCGGGCGCCAGGGTGGTGCTCAACGACCATTGGAGCGACATGCGCAGCCAGGGCTTTTTGTCGAACCGCCTGTTCGATGCCGGCGCTTGCGGCGCCACCATCGTCACCGACGAGATGCAAGCGTGCCGCGCCCTGTTCGGCGATGCGCTACATTACTACAGCACGCCGCAAAACCTGGCCGCCGAAGTGGCCAGGCTGCGCCGCGCCAGGACCGGGCCGGACCAGGCGGGCGAGCGCTTGCGCGAACTGATCGTGAACCATCATACGTTCCAGCACCGGGTCGACGCCATTTTGCAAGTGCTCGCGCGCCTGTCGCCACAGATGGCGGCCGGCGCGCTGGCGGGCGCCGTCGCGGCGGTCCATCCATCCACCGGAGTCGAAGCATGA